The following are encoded in a window of Merismopedia glauca CCAP 1448/3 genomic DNA:
- a CDS encoding cupin domain-containing protein: protein MSQTRIFNSSEFFQPTNGEAIRSVVTESKDAIVVAWYINPGQEIPAHIHPNGQDTWTVLSGKGEYYLDEAGTRKAIAMGDIVIAHTGCVHGVFNNSDEPLVFISVVSPSDAGYQLVSLENSGTLLYKT from the coding sequence ATGAGCCAGACCAGAATATTCAACAGTTCTGAGTTTTTCCAGCCAACAAACGGGGAAGCTATTCGTTCAGTCGTGACGGAATCTAAGGATGCTATTGTTGTAGCCTGGTACATTAATCCGGGACAGGAGATCCCCGCACACATTCATCCTAACGGGCAAGATACCTGGACTGTTTTGAGCGGAAAGGGGGAATATTATCTGGATGAAGCAGGGACTAGGAAGGCGATCGCTATGGGAGATATAGTAATTGCTCATACCGGATGCGTACATGGAGTATTTAATAATAGTGATGAGCCATTGGTTTTTATTTCAGTTGTCTCGCCGTCTGATGCAGGATATCAACTAGTTTCCTTAGAAAATTCTGGCACACTGCTCTACAAAACTTGA